A single Lolium perenne isolate Kyuss_39 chromosome 6, Kyuss_2.0, whole genome shotgun sequence DNA region contains:
- the LOC139832275 gene encoding uncharacterized protein: protein METAEQHWDLLNENILEPLGYPEQRRNLFPRDDLLQLAGDDCKDLISASRKICHNLNIKRSRTCDVRKLIGKMDVLPELVIDLQASSARGAAAMALTMCLAHTPGLDLDEVTTGVPPDADVGELLDAVSGYDTRIARRIRHEEFYDKVVLAADEALEAELLKDLDAQARPAESGAEFTWTSSKDAPQEEPKTSTAASEEKESEEDVSSPAEGAKEQDPEGKTSPG from the exons atggagacagcggagcagcactgggacttgctcaatgagaacatcttgg agccgcttgggtacccggaacagcgccggaatttgttcccacgagacgatcttctgcaactcgcgggtgatgactgcaaggatctcatctccgcctcccgcaaaatatgccataatttgaacatcaaaaggagccgcacttgtgacgtgcgcaagcttattggtaagatggacgttctgccggagctggtgattgatctacaagcatcttcagcccgaggcgcagctgcaatggccttgaccatgtgcctagcacatactccgggtcttgatcttgatgaagtgaccacgggcgttcctccggatgcggacgtcggcgagctgctggatgcagtgagcggctacgacacccgcatcgcgcgcaggatccggcacgaggaattctacgacaaggtcgtcctcGCTGCTGACGAGGCCTTAGAAGCGGAACTTTTGAAGGATCTCGACGCccaggcgcgacctgcggaatccggagccgagtttacctggaccagctccaaggatgcgccccaagaagaacccaagaccagcactgctgcttccgaagaaaaggaaagtgaagaagacgtatcttctccggccgaaggcgccaaggaacaagatccagagggcaaaacttctcctggctaa